A genomic window from Trueperella bialowiezensis includes:
- the lgt gene encoding prolipoprotein diacylglyceryl transferase: MYLSIPSPSINSISLGPLEIRFYALFIVAGIIVAWWIADRRYVRRGGPEEVSIDVAVWMVLFGIVGARIYHVITTPDPYFGPNGDPLKALRIWEGGLGIWGGVALGALGGFIALHRRGLRFAPFADAAVPGVLVAQGIGRFGNYFNQELFGKPTDLPWALEIDDSRIPPGFAPGTTFHPTFLYEALWVFAMAGLLIWLERRFRFRGGQTALMYIILYTAGRVWIENLRIDEAQIIAGLRLNVWTSIIVLVCAVIAFVALSRYLNDRPELADIYLPGHGPADADDTAEPADDLASTEGDDDTGTETETDRSDTVMADKNKADTPEA, from the coding sequence ATGTACCTGTCGATTCCCTCGCCCTCGATTAATTCGATATCGCTGGGCCCTCTGGAGATTCGGTTTTACGCCCTGTTTATTGTTGCCGGAATTATCGTGGCCTGGTGGATCGCAGATCGGCGGTATGTGCGCCGCGGTGGCCCGGAGGAGGTGTCGATCGACGTCGCCGTGTGGATGGTGCTCTTCGGAATCGTGGGTGCGCGAATCTATCACGTCATCACCACGCCGGATCCGTATTTCGGTCCGAATGGAGACCCGCTGAAAGCGCTGCGCATCTGGGAAGGTGGCCTCGGAATTTGGGGTGGTGTGGCGCTTGGCGCGCTGGGCGGGTTCATCGCGCTTCATCGGCGCGGCCTGCGCTTTGCACCCTTTGCCGACGCCGCAGTACCCGGAGTCTTGGTTGCACAGGGGATCGGCCGCTTCGGCAACTACTTCAACCAGGAACTGTTCGGCAAACCGACGGATCTGCCGTGGGCGCTAGAAATTGACGATTCCCGTATACCGCCAGGCTTTGCTCCCGGCACCACCTTCCATCCGACCTTCCTGTATGAGGCGCTGTGGGTGTTCGCGATGGCAGGGCTGCTCATCTGGCTGGAACGCCGGTTCCGTTTCCGCGGCGGGCAAACCGCGCTCATGTACATCATTTTGTACACTGCCGGGCGCGTGTGGATCGAAAACCTGCGCATCGACGAGGCCCAGATTATTGCTGGCCTGAGGCTGAACGTGTGGACGTCGATCATCGTGTTGGTGTGCGCTGTGATCGCCTTCGTTGCCCTCAGTAGGTACCTCAACGATAGGCCAGAGCTGGCAGACATCTACCTGCCGGGACACGGACCGGCAGACGCCGATGACACCGCCGAGCCGGCCGATGACCTCGCGTCTACCGAGGGCGACGACGATACGGGTACCGAGACCGAGACGGACAGGTCCGATACGGTTATGGCAGATAAGAATAAGGCCGACACGCCCGAGGCCTAA
- the trpA gene encoding tryptophan synthase subunit alpha produces MTVYVADKIDAARNNNHAAFIAYLSGGFPSVQASIDAAKAVVDAGADIIEIGFPYSDPTMDGVIIQESGQKALDRGLKRADMFRIVEEIAATGAAVAIMTYYNPVFVYGVDNFARDLANAGGAGLITPDLIPEEAGEWIEASNKYDLDRIFLVAPTSTDERIKKTVDATRGFVYAASRMGVTGLRSSVESSAEQLVQRTRAAGAENVCVGIGVSNRQQAEEVAQYADGVIVGSALVQTLVNNDGNTSAGLRELHAVASDIAAGAHTKRA; encoded by the coding sequence ATGACGGTTTACGTTGCAGACAAGATCGACGCCGCACGGAACAATAACCACGCGGCCTTCATCGCTTACCTGTCTGGCGGATTCCCCTCCGTGCAAGCCTCTATTGATGCAGCGAAAGCCGTGGTTGATGCTGGCGCCGATATCATCGAAATCGGGTTCCCATACTCGGATCCGACTATGGATGGAGTCATCATCCAAGAATCCGGCCAAAAGGCATTGGACCGCGGGCTGAAGCGAGCGGACATGTTCCGGATCGTCGAAGAAATCGCAGCCACCGGCGCCGCGGTCGCCATCATGACCTACTACAACCCGGTCTTCGTCTACGGTGTAGACAACTTTGCCCGCGACCTCGCAAACGCCGGGGGAGCCGGTCTCATTACGCCAGATCTCATCCCAGAAGAGGCAGGCGAATGGATCGAGGCGTCCAACAAGTACGATTTGGATCGAATCTTCCTCGTGGCGCCCACGTCGACCGACGAACGTATTAAGAAGACGGTCGATGCCACCCGTGGTTTCGTCTACGCGGCCTCACGCATGGGCGTGACAGGTCTGCGCAGCTCGGTGGAATCGTCCGCAGAGCAGTTGGTGCAGCGCACCCGTGCGGCTGGCGCTGAAAACGTCTGCGTCGGCATCGGCGTGTCGAACCGGCAACAGGCCGAAGAGGTGGCACAGTACGCCGACGGCGTGATCGTCGGCTCCGCGCTTGTGCAGACGCTTGTCAACAACGACGGCAACACGAGCGCGGGCCTTCGCGAACTGCACGCAGTGGCCAGCGATATTGCGGCTGGCGCTCACACGAAGAGAGCATAG